One window of Solwaraspora sp. WMMA2056 genomic DNA carries:
- a CDS encoding phosphoglycerate kinase — MSQVATLDDLLAEGVSGRRVLLRADLNVPFEKDNPGVIADDGRIRAVLPTLTALRDAGAAVVVCSHLGRPKGAPDPKYTLAPVAARLGELLGTPVAFATDTVGDSAQATVAGLTGGQVALLENLRFNPGETSKDADERGAFADQLAAFADAYVDDAFGAVHRKHASVYDVPARLPHVAGLLVHREVEVLGKLTGAPERPYVVVLGGSKVSDKLAVIEALLPTVDKLLVGGGMCFTFLKAQGHEVGRSLLETEMVDTCRDLLERAAGKIVLPVDVVAATAFAAAADHDVVDAAAIPADRLGLDIGPRSVAAFAEALAGAHTVFWNGPMGVFELAPFAAGTRGVAEAITKVDGFTVVGGGDSAAAVRTLGLDESAFGHISTGGGASLEYLEGKTLPGIAALEK, encoded by the coding sequence GTGAGCCAGGTAGCCACTCTCGACGATCTTCTCGCCGAGGGTGTGTCGGGTCGGCGCGTGCTGCTGCGCGCCGACCTGAACGTCCCCTTCGAGAAGGACAACCCGGGGGTCATCGCCGACGACGGCCGGATCCGGGCGGTGCTGCCCACCCTGACCGCGCTGCGCGACGCCGGCGCGGCTGTGGTGGTCTGTTCCCACCTGGGCCGGCCCAAGGGCGCCCCGGACCCGAAGTACACCCTGGCGCCGGTCGCCGCCCGCCTCGGCGAGCTGCTCGGAACGCCGGTCGCGTTCGCCACCGACACCGTCGGCGACTCGGCGCAGGCCACCGTCGCCGGTTTGACCGGCGGCCAGGTCGCGCTGCTGGAGAACCTGCGGTTCAACCCGGGGGAGACCAGCAAGGACGCCGACGAGCGGGGTGCCTTCGCCGACCAGTTGGCGGCGTTCGCCGACGCGTACGTCGACGACGCGTTCGGCGCCGTGCACCGCAAGCACGCCAGCGTGTACGACGTACCGGCGCGGCTGCCGCACGTCGCCGGCCTGCTGGTGCACCGTGAGGTCGAGGTGCTCGGCAAGCTGACCGGCGCGCCGGAGCGGCCGTACGTGGTGGTGCTCGGCGGCTCGAAGGTCTCCGACAAGCTCGCCGTGATCGAGGCGCTGCTGCCGACCGTCGACAAGCTGCTGGTCGGCGGTGGCATGTGCTTCACCTTCCTCAAGGCCCAGGGCCACGAGGTCGGTAGGTCGCTGCTGGAGACCGAGATGGTCGACACCTGCCGTGACCTGCTGGAGCGGGCCGCCGGCAAGATCGTGCTGCCGGTCGACGTGGTGGCCGCCACCGCGTTCGCCGCCGCCGCCGACCACGACGTGGTCGACGCCGCCGCGATCCCGGCCGACCGGCTCGGCCTGGACATCGGCCCGCGCAGCGTCGCCGCCTTCGCCGAAGCCCTGGCCGGGGCGCACACGGTCTTCTGGAACGGCCCGATGGGCGTGTTCGAGCTGGCACCGTTCGCCGCCGGTACCCGGGGTGTCGCCGAGGCGATCACCAAGGTCGACGGCTTCACCGTCGTCGGCGGCGGCGACTCGGCGGCCGCGGTGCGCACCCTCGGCCTCGACGAGTCCGCCTTCGGGCACATCTCGACCGGCGGGGGCGCCTCGCTGGAGTACCTGGAGGGCAAGACCCTTCCCGGCATCGCCGCCCTGGAGAAGTGA
- the tpiA gene encoding triose-phosphate isomerase, translated as MAGNWKMNLNHLEAIALVQKLAFSLNEQQLTDVEVAVLPPFTALRSVQTLIDGDKLVIGYGAQDLSPYAGGAYTGDISGAMLAKLGCQYVTVGHSERRAYHNEDDAVVKAKVAAALANGITPILCVGEGLDVREAGGHVAHCRDQVDAALAGLTAEQVVKVVIAYEPVWAIGTGKTATPADAQEVCGAIRARLAESYDQATADQTRILYGGSVKAANIAAIMAEVDVDGALIGGASLDAEEFAQIVRFPEHVKR; from the coding sequence ATGGCCGGCAACTGGAAGATGAACCTCAACCACCTGGAAGCCATCGCGCTGGTCCAGAAGCTGGCGTTCAGCCTGAACGAGCAGCAGCTGACCGACGTCGAGGTGGCGGTGCTGCCGCCGTTCACCGCGCTGCGCAGCGTGCAGACGCTGATCGACGGCGACAAGCTGGTGATCGGCTACGGCGCCCAGGACCTGTCGCCGTACGCCGGTGGTGCCTACACCGGTGACATCTCCGGGGCGATGCTGGCGAAGCTGGGCTGCCAGTACGTCACCGTCGGCCACTCGGAGCGGCGGGCCTACCACAACGAGGACGACGCGGTGGTCAAGGCCAAGGTGGCCGCCGCGCTGGCCAACGGGATCACCCCGATCCTGTGCGTCGGCGAAGGACTGGACGTGCGGGAGGCCGGCGGCCACGTCGCGCACTGCCGCGACCAGGTCGACGCCGCGCTGGCCGGGTTGACCGCCGAGCAGGTGGTCAAGGTCGTCATCGCGTACGAGCCGGTCTGGGCCATCGGCACCGGCAAGACCGCCACCCCGGCGGACGCCCAGGAGGTCTGCGGCGCGATCCGGGCCCGGCTGGCCGAGTCGTACGACCAGGCCACCGCCGACCAGACCCGGATCCTGTACGGCGGCTCGGTCAAGGCGGCGAACATCGCCGCGATCATGGCCGAGGTCGACGTCGACGGCGCACTGATCGGCGGAGCCAGCCTGGACGCCGAGGAGTTCGCCCAGATCGTCCGGTTTCCGGAGCACGTGAAGCGTTGA
- the secG gene encoding preprotein translocase subunit SecG — MPIEFAYVLIVLLVITSVMLTMLILLHKGKGGGMSSMFGGGVSTSLAGSSVAEKNLDRYTVLAGIVWFACIVGLGLWLKVAMATGV, encoded by the coding sequence ATGCCGATCGAGTTCGCCTACGTATTGATCGTGTTGCTGGTGATCACGAGCGTGATGCTCACCATGCTGATCCTGCTGCACAAGGGCAAGGGCGGCGGCATGTCGAGCATGTTCGGCGGTGGCGTGAGTACCAGCCTCGCCGGGTCGTCGGTGGCCGAGAAGAACCTCGACCGGTACACCGTACTGGCCGGCATCGTGTGGTTCGCCTGCATCGTCGGCCTGGGCCTGTGGCTCAAGGTCGCGATGGCCACGGGTGTGTGA
- a CDS encoding RNA polymerase-binding protein RbpA: MASAHTIRGSRIGASPARPTERAQPAPRRQTTYWCANDHAVQISLAVDAATPETWECPRCGLPAGQDQQNPPARPRTEPYKSHLAYVKERRSEADGEAILAEALAAVRARRGER; this comes from the coding sequence ATGGCGAGTGCCCACACGATCCGGGGCAGCCGGATCGGTGCCAGCCCGGCCCGGCCGACCGAGCGGGCCCAGCCCGCACCCCGGCGGCAGACGACCTACTGGTGCGCCAACGACCACGCGGTGCAGATCAGCCTTGCGGTGGACGCGGCCACCCCGGAGACCTGGGAGTGCCCGCGCTGCGGCCTGCCCGCCGGGCAGGACCAGCAGAACCCGCCGGCCCGGCCGCGAACCGAGCCGTACAAGTCGCACCTGGCGTACGTCAAGGAGCGCCGCAGCGAGGCCGACGGTGAGGCCATCCTCGCCGAGGCACTCGCGGCGGTCCGCGCCCGCCGGGGCGAACGCTGA